TGTTCCTGAACGTTGGTCTCTGAATTTCCTGGGCACCTGGTGCCAGCCTCCTCAGCTTTCGGTCTCTGAGGCTCTTTCTCTGGCCCTCCTTTGCAGAGGCGGTGCGGAGCTCCTGTTCGACGGTGTGAAGAAGCATCAGGTCACCTTGCCTGGACAGGAGGAACCCTGTGAGTACGGGCTCTCTGAGCACCATTGAGCAGCAGCTGCTCCACAGGTCACTCAGCCTGGTCAAGTGAGAGTGGGTAGGATTTCCCGGGccgtggggaggaagggagagagatcaCCGGTTGTCTCCTCCGTACTTTCCAGACTCAGCCAGCTTTGTAGGGAAGATATGGCATCGCTGCGTCCTTCCAAGCACAGGTTGTGTATTCAGGCTTGAGTTTGAATCCCCTTAGCACCTTCGGCTGGTCACCTCACCTTTCTGAGCTTCTGCGTTCTTATCTGTGAAAGGGGGAGATGGTAATCCCTATCTCTCAGGGTTGCTAAAAGGTGTCAGCCAGCCGTACCAGGCATCTCTGCCATCACTGGATGGCCGCAGAGGGGTGTCCTCACAAAGGAGATAACCTTTGTCAAGAATGGAACAATGCAGATGGACTTAAATGAATTTCAATGAGGAGAAAAGTGTCTAGCCAAGGAGGTTGGAGGGGAGAGGTTAACTAAGGGAGACAGAGGgttttttccatttgttcattcaaatACCTGTTCGTCTTTTCTTTAGCAAACGCACCTGAGCACCTCCCATGCCGTagactatgtaccaggcactggcaGACAGACCCTGCCTTCAgactgggggaagggggaggaggattTCCAGAGGTCCAGCTGGCTAAATAGCAGCGTAGCCCAGAGGCAGGGGCTGGACACTGCCACTGTGGAGGGGCTTTGCAGCCCTAGCAAGAGCAGAACATTCAGGAGTGGCAGCCCATCTCACCTTGGGCTGAGATACTTCTGGGAAGAAGAGGAAGTCCGTTGTATGGGGAGCCAGGGAAATGAGGTTCCTGGAGGTGGGCAGTAGAGAAAGTCAAGTGAGGTTTGACAGGATTCTTCTGGAACTGGACATGCATCTGCCAGGTATCAGTTATTGCCCAGATTCACCCATTACCAAGGCTGTCTCTGACCCTCCCTTGGGGTTGAAGGGCAGTGGCATAGAGTGGGTCTCTGTGCCACCTTCAGAGGCTAGGGTACAGGGTGCTGCCCCGTGGAGCTGGGTGTGGGCATGAGGCTGAGGTTAAACGTCAGGACTGTGGAATTGTGTCCCTGATGGGGGAAGTTCCAAGATGATGTAGGTGATGGTTTCTTAGTTTGACAGATGGCTTTGCAGCCTTGGGAGGAAACAAGGGGCTGTCAGAAGCCTCTCAAAGATGCAGCCTTAAAGACTTATCAAGGACGTTATTAAAACATCACAAGTTagggtttgtttcctcctgcttttGCTCTGCATGAAGGTGCCCAAGTTTAATAATTCCagtccttttcatttattcattgactGAACGCTCACCAAGTGTCAGTCGTAGAAGAAAGTACTTTATTCTTTCCTGTGGTTGGCACCCGTGTTTTTGAACATGCACACATGTTTTACTttgtgccaggcttcccaggtggcgcagtggtaaagaatctgcctgccagtgcaggaggtgcaagatatgtgggttcaatccctgggtcggagataccctggagtaggaaatgacaaccgactccagtattcttgcccgaaaaattttgtaaacagaggagcctggacagtccaggggttcacaaagagttggacacaactgagcgcatgCATACACTctctcacacgcacacacacacacacacgtgttttCCTTTGTGCCAATTTGATCTTAAGCAGAACTGATATGGTTCTTGCGCTAATGGAGCTAACAGAGGAACGGAAATGGAGCCAGGCAGTGAAGAAGTAAAGGCGCAGATGTATAACAGCACGAGTGGTCATCACTGGCATCAGAACAAAAGGGTGCTTTGAGTGAGACACCAGGGTGGCAAGGGAGGCCTCTTTAGAGCAGTGTctttgagggaattccctggtgccCTAGTGGTTAGGAATCGGAACATTCagtgccatggcccaggttcagtccctggtccaggaactgagaTCTCGCATGCTGCACGGcactaaaagagagagagagagacgacTTTGAGGCGAAAGCCCTGAGGAACGGGAGGAAGCCAACCTAACAAATTGGAGGGAGAGCAGAGGTGCGTGTGGCCCATTCCAAGTAGAGAGGACGGTACTTGTGAAGCCCCCAGGCAGAAGGCCTCGTGGTGGTCAAGGACCTGAGGGAAGGCCAGTGTCCTCAGCACAGGTTGAGTTTGACAGGGTAGGCAGAACCCCAGTGTGTGGTACAAGTGATTGTCACAGATTCTTAGGTGGTAACTATCATTACTTCCACTTTAAAAAGtggaacccccccaaaaaaaagtggAAACCCAAACTCAGAAATGTCCAAGGTCTTACCCTTGACCATGTGCTTATGTCATTGACAGAGCTGGGGTTGAATCCGATGCTAGGGTCACCCCATCCTGCAGGGTGCCACTATCCCATCACCATTTATCCCAAGAGCTTCCCCGAATCACATCACATCTCAGACCTGCAGGATATTCTCCAGTTTTCACACTTTCATGCCTCCAACAGCTactgatcttagttttcataaTGACCCCAGTAGATATTATCTATCGACAAGGAAACCAAACTTCACAGAGAGAGTGACCTGTCCAGAGTTACTCAAGCAGGGAAGCTGGCTAAGGCctaggtttgtttttatttttatcttttggccatactgcatggcatgtggaatcctagttcctcaaccgaggatcaaacccaaggCCCCTccattggaaacatggagtcttaaaccaacggaccaccagggaagtccctaagaccCAGGTTTTGGATCCCTCATCTACTGCCTCGGGGGCAGGTAGGgggctctcctcccctctctgggaTGAAATGAAAGGAAGCACGGGAGGCTAGCGGAAGTGGCCCACGTGCTTAGTTCTGGGCCCTTGGCCATGGGTCTCTACCTCTGGCTCCCACTTGGGCCCTGCTGTGCCCAGAGGCGTGGGTCACATCACAGCAGCAGAGCTGGTTGGCAGCTGCCAGGCCTCACCCTGGCACACAGAGCCCAACAGGAGGGCAGGGGCCTGGTGCCACAGGGAGAGCCTCACTCCTCCCCGAGCCCATGCCCAGATCTGCCATCTGGcagccttcccagcccaggggctgCCACTTGGCCAAGCAGGTCTTGGAGACTCCAGCAGAGAAAACAGCGGCCATAAGATTATGGATTGTGACAAGTCTCACAAACAAGGGGACTCCAGGGCCCTGGGTCCTGGGCCAGTGGAGAGCTTCCAACCCGGCCAACTTGGAATGAGAGGCTGGGAAAGGCCAAAGAGGGCGGGATGGCGAGACAGGCACCCTGGCAGCATGCACTGGCAAATTAGTTACTTCTGCGGGCCTCTTATCCCACCTGTAAAGCGGGAGGTTGGACTCGATTTAGTCTGTCTTGAGctcattattgggcttcccaggtggctcattgataaaaaatctgcccgccagtgcaggagacgagggttcagtccctggcttgggaagatcccctggagaaggaaatggcaccctactccagtattcttaccgggaaatcccatggacagaggagactggcaggctgctgtccacagggtcgcagagtcggacacgaccgagtgcgAGCGCACACGAGTCGGTTATCAGTTTGACACCTGCAGTTTGGAAAAGTTGCTTCCAGATCTAAGCACATGGTTCTGGGAAGCAGGGTGCATTGATCCAGTGAGCGGCTGCCTGTGCAGGGAGGTGAGGGTTCTTAACAGCCACCTCCACTGAACAGGCCTTGAGTGGCTGAGTTTGGGAGGCACCCACCGGCTTTGGGGCCTGGCAACTGGGAGCTGGTTTTTAATGCATCAAGGATCCTTTCAACTCAAGGCTCGAAGACCAGGCTTGGTCAGGGGCCTGGAGCAAATCCCGAACCTCGATGGTCCCGGCATGGGCCTTACCTGCCCTGGTCCCAGGAGGAGACTCCGCCTCACCTTTCCCTGCTTCTCAGCCCCGCCTTTGTATTAAAGGGAGTCTGGCGCGGGAGGCAGGGGTGGCTTGGGCGCTCCCAGGCGCTTTAAACTGCTTAGCATGCATTTCACAGCCTCTCTGGGGCCAGCTGTTCCTTTCTCCGCTCTGGGGCCTGTTTGCTgatcccctccccaccaccctcctctccccctcaCCCCTCCCAGTCCCTGTGCAAAATTGCTTTTGAAAAGATCCACTTTCTGCTTAATTAAACAATGAGGAGCGTCCCCTCGCACATCTGTAAACCTCCTTCTGAGGCCAGTTTAGCCCACAAACTGCTCCATTCTTACCTCCATTCACTTGTAAATGGACCCTCTGATGTTCCCTCtaccctctcttctcttctccccccATCCCAgctcttttttctcccctttcaGCTGAGGCCTGGGGTAGACTCCCAGAGTCCTGtcctggagcctggtggacttggTGGGGACCAGAGCAGCTTAACCTGGGGGAGAGAAGACATAGGGGACCGCCTCTCCCGAGTCTGCACCGTTGGCGTGGTGGTCCCTAGGCCCAGCTAGGCTCTGTGGGTGGGAGGGACCGGAAGCCAGATTTCAGGCTGGGAGAAAATCTCCCCTTGGACGCCTGCAAGAAGAGGTTGGATGAGGGTCGGCTGTGCGACATCAGATGAGACCGGAAGTTCTGTTGACACCACTGGGAGTGGGGGGCGCCACAGTGGGTGGTCGTTGTCCCCAGACAAGGACAAATCCACTGGGGCATGGGATTCTGGTGGGAGCCTCTGTAGGTCTAGGGGGTGTGCGTGGTGCCCTTTCCCAGCGGCCTTTAGGGGAAGGTTCTGGCAGCCCCCGGGATAAGGAATCCTGAATCACTGACATTCGTCTTGTCTGTTTGACACCATGCTAGGCCTGCCACTGGCTCAAGACCTGGGTTATTATCCCTCCCTTGTCCGAGGATGGCGCTGAGACTTAGGCGAAGTGACTTCTACCCAGGGCCGCCTAGCACACACCCCAGGGCCTTCCAGCTCCAGAACCCAGACTCATAAGCACTCCGCCATGAGAGCAGCAGCCCCGTCCCATCACTTGCTCTTCCCACAGTGGGCAGGCCAGGTCCCGAGGCCTTCTGCACGGGAAACCCGACATGGGGTTGTGCTCATCTCCCTGCCCTGGTGCTGCGTGCCCTCAGCGTATGAGTCCTTCCACTGGGGCTGTCCAGGGAGCCTCTGAGGAGTCTAAACATCTAAAGGGGGCAGCAAGGGAAACAAGGGTTCTTCCTCTGGCTGACTGAAGAATTACAGCATGGCCATGCCAGGCATAGTGCCAAGAGCTTTCCATGGATCATCTTATTTGAGCCTCACAACACCCCTCAGAGGCATTTTtaccattcccattttacaaagaaggaaGCTGAAGAGAGTTCCTTACCCATGGTCGTTTAACTAGGAAATGACACAGTCAAACTCAGACCcatgtgctcagtaaatgtgtCCAGGGCGTTTTGTGTGCGAGGTTCTATGCTGTGTGCTAGGGCTCAGGCTCCCGAGGAGGGGGCCCTCTTCCCCAGCAGCCCCTCTTCAAGGCCCCTGCACGCCCTGCGCAGTCCAGCCAAGGCTGCCTCCCTGGCTGCATCTCATGCTGACCTTCCGGCCTTCTCAGTTCTATCACCTTGAACCTGCCAATTCCAGCCTGCCTCAGGTCTTCCCATATGTTCTTCCTTCTGCCCTAGCttgctcccccatcccacccgACTCATCCTTGGGGCCGCAGCTTCAAGGTGAACACCCTCAGAAAAACTCGTTCTGCTCCCACACAAAGGAGAGCGCATTTGTCACGACTAATAAAGTACCGTCCACCTCCCCTGCCAGACTGAGGCTCCACACGGGCAGGCTCTGTGTCCGCTTGTTCTCCGCCATCTCCGtggcacctggcacatagtagctgctcagtaaatatttgtctcCCGAGCGATTTCCTGAGATCGCCGGAGGGCAGCCACCATGGGAAGCCACGGAAGGCAGGAGGACGCAGAGAGGGAAGGTGACAGTGAGGTTCCCAGAGCCATCCCCAAGCCACCACCAGCCCCTGACTCTGCTTaacccttcctcctcccctgggcGCCTTTGGAAGCCGACCATCTGGCTTGGAGGCTATTTGCATATTGTCTGGGCCTCAGCAAGCCTAGCAAGATGTCCCTGGGGGTGTGTTTCAGGCCAGGCCAAGTGGCCCTTGCTGCCTGCGAAGGGAGTCGGGAGttccacctctccccacccccaaatccaGGCATGGGGGAACAATACGGGTGGTGATGCGGTGGCCTCACCATGGTAACAGGCTATCAAGAATGTGAGCAGGCCTGGGGGGTgcagaggagggagggaatgACCTCAGCAAAGAGGAGCATCATGATAAATGAGCCAGCACCCGCAGCAGACGCCCCCCCGGCCCAGCCCTCGGGGACACCATGACGCTGCCGTCACTGGGATGACCCCGACATGACCATTAGTCCTCCCCGCCGCTCTCAGCCTACGAGAGCAGAGCACAGGTCCTTCCTTAGAGGGAGCCAGGGCGGTGACCCAGGGAGTCCTGGTTCGGAACAGGCCGGCGGGGGCTGTGGAGGTGCAGCTGGTGGCCCTCAGGCCAGGCCCTGCCCAGGCCCTCTGAGCACCACGCACACAGTCAGAGCCCCGCCCGCGGGGGCTGGCTGACGGATGTGTCAGACCCCAGCAGCTCTATCGAGCGGCCACAAGATGTATGGGCTGGCGGCCTACCAGACAGTGCCAAGATGGAGGCCACGGGGAAACCTCTGAAACCCAGGCCTCGGGGAGGAACCCAGCCAGGAGTCGAAATGGACTACAGCTACTTGGAGGCAACACGCCCCATCCCTGCCCGCTCCAGGGACCCTGAGGATTCCAGTCGGCTTTGTTTAAAAGCAGGAATTAAAATGGAAAGGCGCAGTCTTAGCCCGTGGCCACTGCCCATGGCCCTGTGCTCTGCTGGCAGACGATCCAGGGGAGCTGGCACAGAGCAGAGTGAGCCAGGCCATCCAGGGTGtagcctgcctgcctcctgagggGGTGGCAGGCAGGCCCGTAAGAGTGCCTTAAAACCCTGCCCAAGGTTGGTGCTGTGGGTGACACGCGCTGGGCCTAGCCTGGGGAGAGCCGGGCCCCTTCCTGACCCACAGCCTTTTCCTGGCCTGCATGCTAGGAGTCTGCCTCCAGTCAGGGAAACCAAGGCAGTGCGTGGGCCCTTCTCCATCTTAGCCCCTGAGCTTTGTCTTGGCACAGGCCCAGGACAGCAGTCCCCTCTGAGACTTTGACTCAGGAGGCGCATGGCTAACCTCCAGCCCCCTGCTGGGTTCCCAGAGACTAGTTGTCCTCTCAGGGAGAGAAAAGTCCTGCAGCCTCAGGGATGCTCTGCTTGAGGAGTGGATCATTGAGAGCCATAGCCTTCAAAGGGGTGATAGTGTGCGTGACCTGGGACCTGACCCCCAGAAAAGGAGAGGTGGCCCTGGGGACATGTGGCCTCTAGCCTCCAGATGAGGTGCAGAGCTTGGTGGCTGCCCCAGAACCACACAGAGGCAGGTCTCAGTGTCCAGCCGAGCAGGAGAGGCTGTGTTGACCTTAGCCTCTCGCTTCCCCCTGGTAGCCGCCCCTGGCCTAGAGGGCTCTGCAAAGTGGGGAGCAGAGGGACTGTGATTTGTCAGCATCTCTGGCTGGTGAAGgatccttctccttctgccagaGGAAATTAACTGATGTTATCAGCTCAGcaattgtttttcttccctcaCAAAGGGAAATATATGCAGACCTTCCCAGAGCAAAGCTGAATGCTCCCCATCTGGGACTGGCTGGGGAGATAGAGGTGGAGAGGCTCTCTGAGAAGCCTGCCCCTGGCAGTGTCAGACAATCTCCTAGGCCTCGTGAGTGGAGGTCTGTGTCTGCCCTTTCGGACGTGACTGTTCCGCCCACTATCCACCTTGAGTCCCCGTTACCTCTTCTTACAGCTTTCAGCAAGGCCAGGTGCCACTGCCTCTGAGAAGACCTCTCTGGtctctccatttcctcacctTGGAAACCACAAGTCCAGGCGCCATGGCAGCCAGGTCTAAAAGAGGCCCTCTGAGCCCCAAGGGCATGTCCTCCTGCTCCAGGCAGGGCCCTCAGGGCCAGAAGCACTTGAATTTGACGTTAGTTTTGTTCTGTGCCTTCCTCTGCAGGGGATATCCGCAGCCTCCTTGTCTGGATCAAGAAGAATTTGCTAAAAGAGCGGCCAGAGCTGTTCATCCAAGGAGACAGCGTGTGAGtccctttctccccttccccaaGGAGGGCGGGCTGAGGGAAGGAGGTCTGAAGCCCTGGTTCAGACTCCGCCTCCTCCAGGCCCTCTCCCCTCGATCCTCTTCTTAGCCCTCCaaggaagggctgctgctgcccaACTCTGTGGaagtttatttcagttttcttgttACTACATTGGActgttgggtttgttttttttttcccccaaaagtccAGGTCAGGAGATTGGTAAATTTAccaaaaaacaacacacaaaaactTAGATCCTGCCTTCTGGATGCCACAAACTTGCCAAAGAACCTTGCTTAAGTGACTTCCCTTCTCTGGGCTCAACGGTTCTCTCTGTACAGGTAGCACTGAGAAAAGATGATCCCCAAGGTCTCTCTCATCCTTTGACAGCCTGGGACAGACGGTGCCCTcccagtgatggaaatgttctctcTCTGTGCTATCCAGTGTGGTGGCTGCTAGGCGTTGAGGATATTGAAACCTCGAAATGTTGGTAGTGTGACTGAGGAACCAAGTGTTCAGTTTTACTTGAATGTAATTTAAATTGAAGTGTGCCTCATAGATTCCGGGCCGTACAATGCAGGTCTCGGGTTACAGGGGGTCACtgcacgcatgtgcacacacatgcatgtttgTGCTCACTTGAGGACACCCCTCACCTGGCCCAAAGCTTCTGTGTCTGTCTCAGGCCCAGCTCAGCCTCCTGGGAAAGGATCCAGGTTCCGTGTGCCAAGAAGTCACTTTACCCCTACAACAGGGCCATCCTCATACTTCACAGAAGTGGGCAGGGCACCTGTGGCACTTGTTCCTCTGCGGAAGCAGAGGTTCACCAGCAGGCCCTGGGGGCTCAGGCTGCCATCCAGCCTGGAGCCCAGGTCATGGTCCAGCAGCTGTGGCAGCCACCCCCAAGGACAGCAGTGCTCTTTGGGTCCTTGCCAGCAGGAACCAGGTTAAGTAAGGTGCCTGTCCAGATGTCGGCCTACCCTGCCTTACTCCAGGGAGGGCGGCTCTCAGGCTGTCAGGGGCTCGGGGGCCACTGGCAGACTTCCCTGATTCAGAGCAGCCAAGATGGCCTCCTCCCCAGGATGCacatgcaggaggcctgggacaGTGAATTTAGACCCCTGGAAGGACAGGCTGCTGCCAGTGGTTCCCTGGCAGCTCCCACGTGACATCCTACTTCATCTTCCCCAGGGAGCTTGTGAGGAAGACACTTAGGATTTACCctattttcagatgaagaaactgatgctCAGCGAAGCAATGCCCCAGATCTGGGAGGTGGCAGTGGAGTTCTCACATGTGTTCCATCTGGCCCTCAGACTTGCCTGTCACCTCCTCTCCCTGGGTGTTCTCTGACGGAACCCCCCAGAGCAAAGGCGCCCCTCCACCCCTTAGACTCTGCAGCCCAAACATCTAAGCTTCTGCCCCTGCTCTCGCCAGCTCCTGCCATTCACACCCTGCTACTCACCACCATCTTTCCCACAGGCGGCCAGGGATTCTGGTGCTGGTTAACGATGCCGACTGGGAACTGCTGGTCAGTACCTCGGGGAGCAGCCCTCCCTcaacccctccccaacccaccgCTGTGGTAGGAAAGCCTTGGACCTCCCTCGCATCAGGCCCAGAGTGGCGGGGTCACCCTCTGTCCAAACCTGGTGTCCAGACGGCGGCTCCTCAAGCCTCCCACCCTGAGTGAGGAAGGCGTGGGTTGCTGGGGAAGTGGTGAGCTGCCCTCTATCCTGGAGGTTTGCTAGTTAGCAGATAGGGTACCCACTTCTTTCTGATAGATTCTGTCCTCCCCTCTCAAAGCAGCTAGCCCCCATGCCCCACTTCCCCTCTCAACACCCcggggaaaaactggaaaagtGCCCTTGACggtcttcttctctctcttctggaCCAGGGTGAGCTGGACTACCAGCTTCAGGACCAAGACAGCGTCCTCTTCATCTCCACGCTGCATGGCGGCTAAGGGCCCCTCTCCCTGCCTGGACCCCCTTGGGGTCGGGAGAACAGAAGAATCAGACAATCCCCTGGGGCCCTACTTCCAGATCTTCCTGTCCCCCTTGGCTGCTTTCTTCCCTACTCTGTCCCTTGAGCTCCCTCCAGGCAGGGAAAAGAGGCCAGGTGCTAAAAATGAGCCTTTCTCGGGCACGTGAGCAGGGGAAGGCAGGCGCCCGAGCCGGGCACTCCTCCTCCCAGCagctgaggtgggggagggtaCCCCTCCGCATGGCCGGAGTGGAGGGGGTCTGTGCGGCCAGGTGACCCAGCTGCTGTCCCTCCTGTGTCTCCCTGAGTGACTGCTGACAAGGCACTGCCGCTCCTGGGCTGCGGTGCCTTCCTGGGGAAGAGGAATGAACCTCACTAGCTGATGGCAGGCCCCTCCCCTCTCAAAGACAGGAGGAGCCTtcgcctcagtttccccatctggacAGCAGAGGGCTCTGCCTGTCCCCCATTGATATAATTATGGAAACCCCAGCTGGGGTCCCCTATTCAGCACCGACTGCTccccacgcacacacacagcagctgcTCCTCCAACCAcacccctcctcctgctcccccacCCACAGCCCTTGACCCTGGCCAGCCTCCCCCAACACAGGCCACCAGATGGGCTCCTGAaaccctcccccccacacacgGCAAAAGGCTGCCTGTGTGCAGCTCATTCCACTGGGAATGGAGAGCGGGAGGGTGTACGCTAGACCTTGGACTGGCAAAtagaggcctggggtggggggtcaatgtgcctcagtttcctccctaaCGACAATGGAATTTTTATAATATCTGAAaactgaggggacttccctggtggctcagacagtaaagaatccacctgcaatgcaggaaatgtgggttcgatccctgggtctggaagatcccctggagaaggaaatggcaaccctctccagtactcttgcctggagaatcccttggacagaggagcctggtgggctacagtccatggggttgcaagagtcggatacaactgagcaactgacacacacacacaaatgagatACTTGATGGTGCAAGGGCACACTTTCTCTactctcccatctcctgcaggaagcaggatggggcaggcagcacctgggaggcagggtgactccccccacccccatcccttctGGAAGTCTAGGGGCCTCAATGCCTGCAACAGCTGGCCTTGGGCAAATAAAAGACTAAGTTGTTTACTGGCCTTGCCTGGAACTTCATCCTTAGAAACCGAAACCGGTGGGACCCCACATTCCCCCAGTTGGCAGTCACTTCGCTGGTCCCACCCTCCCTGTCCTCACCCCAGGGCTTTCAGAACTGACCTTCACCCAAAAAAGAGCAGGAGTTGAAACCCAGACTATCCAGACACTGAGAAGGGATGAT
This window of the Bubalus bubalis isolate 160015118507 breed Murrah chromosome 12, NDDB_SH_1, whole genome shotgun sequence genome carries:
- the URM1 gene encoding ubiquitin-related modifier 1 isoform X1 yields the protein MAAPLSVEVEFGGGAELLFDGVKKHQVTLPGQEEPWDIRSLLVWIKKNLLKERPELFIQGDSVRPGILVLVNDADWELLGELDYQLQDQDSVLFISTLHGG
- the URM1 gene encoding ubiquitin-related modifier 1 isoform X2, whose amino-acid sequence is MRISGSCRGGAELLFDGVKKHQVTLPGQEEPWDIRSLLVWIKKNLLKERPELFIQGDSVRPGILVLVNDADWELLGELDYQLQDQDSVLFISTLHGG